One window of the Methylocystis parvus OBBP genome contains the following:
- a CDS encoding antibiotic biosynthesis monooxygenase family protein: protein MFDAQKKIPPSMSRSGWLSCHDFGDALSKEFTMASHEIAKIDAEAACLTLINVYEVEPEKQADLVRRLSEATDTVIRRQPGFVSVSIHSSMDGKRVVNYAQWASKEDFESFMKKPETQEQLKQFAALAKTISPVLCKVNGVHAE from the coding sequence ATGTTTGATGCGCAAAAAAAAATTCCGCCAAGCATGTCACGCTCCGGATGGCTGTCTTGTCATGACTTTGGCGACGCCCTGTCGAAGGAGTTTACGATGGCCAGTCATGAAATCGCGAAAATTGACGCCGAAGCCGCCTGCTTGACGCTCATCAATGTCTACGAAGTGGAGCCAGAAAAGCAGGCCGACCTTGTGCGTCGGCTGTCCGAGGCGACCGATACGGTCATCCGCCGGCAACCGGGCTTCGTCTCGGTCAGCATCCACAGCAGTATGGATGGCAAGCGGGTGGTGAACTACGCCCAATGGGCCTCGAAAGAAGATTTCGAAAGCTTCATGAAGAAGCCTGAAACCCAGGAACAGTTGAAGCAATTCGCGGCCCTTGCGAAAACCATATCGCCTGTTCTTTGCAAGGTGAATGGCGTCCACGCGGAATGA